From the genome of Streptomyces ficellus:
ACGGGCGACGTGGAGGCGGCGTACGTGCGCCGCAGGAAGCGCAGCAGTGCCGAGGAGTCGAACTGCACCACCGCGACGCCCTCCGGCGTGTGGAACTCCACGATCGTCTGGACGCGGCCGCACGGCCAGATGCCGATGTCGCCGTCGCGGGAGGGGGCGCGCAGCCCCGACTCCAGCAGGGGGCGCGGGAAGCTCCACTCGGTGCCACCGGGGAAGCACAGCTGGACGAGCGGCTCGGAGGCGGCCGGGTCGTAGCGCACCGCGACGGGGACCGGGCGGGAGAGAGGACCGTCGGTCACGATCAGGGCCTTGGTGTGGACTACGACGCCTTCCTCAGCGGGGTACATGGGCCGACTCCTCACACTCGCCTTATTTGTCTCTAATGTCCCACCATTCCGTGGTGTACGCCCGCCCCCGCTTCTGGCATGTGGACGCTCTTGCACATGGTTCGCAGGAGGACCCATCATCAGAGCCGTTCATATTCCGCCTGTCCGAAAGCGGTCGTCGCATGCATGTTCCCGACGGATTCATCAACGCGCCGGTCTCCGCCGGGGCGGGACTCGTGGCCGCCGCCGCCGTCGCCATCAGCCTGCGCGGGGCGCGGAGGGAGCTGGACGACAGGACCGCGCCGCTCGCCGGGCTGGTCGCGGCGTTCGTCTTCGCCGTCCAGATGCTGAACTTCCCCGTCGCCGCCGGCACCAGCGGCCACCTGCTCGGCGGAGCCCTGGCCGCCATCCTCGTCGGGCCGTACACCGGCGTGCTGTGCATCGCGGTGGTACTGCTCCTCCAGGGCGTCCTGTTCGCCGACGGCGGGCTCACCGCGCTCGGCGTCAACATCACCGTGATGGGCGCGGTCACCGTCGTCGTCTCGTACGGGATCTTCCGCGGCCTGGTCAGGGTCCTGCCGCGCACCCGCCGGTCGGTGACCGTGGCCTCCTTCGTGGCGTCCCTGGTCTCGGTACCGGCCGCGGCGGTGGCGTTCACGGCCGTCTACGCGGTCGGCGGCACCACCGACGTACCCCTCACCAAGGTCCTCGCCGCCATGACCGGCGTCCACGTCCTCATCGGCATCGGCGAGGCGCTGATCACCACGGCGACCGTCGGCGCCGTCATCGCCGTACGCCCCGACCTGGTGTACGGGGCGCGGGGCCTGACCGCGCCCCTGAAGCTGCGGGTGGGCGGCGAGCTGGTCGACGCGGCGCCCGCCGCGCCCGCGCCGGCCCCCGCCCGCCCCACCCGGAAGGTCTGGCTCGCCGGCCTGGGCACCGCCCTCGTCCTGGCCGGTGGCATCTCCTACTACGCCTCCGCCAGCCCCGACGGCCTGGAGAGGGTCGCCGCCGACCAGGGCATCGACAAGAAGGTCGAGGAGCACGCCGCCGCCGACTCGCCGCTCGCCGACTACGGCGTCAGCGGCCTCGACAACGCCCGCCTGTCCGGGGGGCTGGCGGGCACCATCGGCGTGGGCGCGACCGTCCTCGCCGGCACGGGGATCTTCTGGGCGGTGCGCCGCCGCCGCACGCACGCCGCCACCGCCGGGGCCCGTACCCAGGGCAGCGACTGACGTGGGGGCGGGGCACGCGCACAAGCTCTACCGGCACGGGCACTCGCCCGTGCACCGGCTGCCGCCGCACTGCAAGCTCGCGGCCGTGTTCGCGTTCGTCCTGGTCGTCGTGTCCACGCCCCGCGAGGCGGTGTGGGCCTTCGCCGCCTACGCCGGGCTGCTCGGCGCGGTCGCGGCGGCGGCGCGGGTGCCGCCCTCGTTCCTGCTGCGGCGCCTGGTGATCGAGGTGCCGTTCGTGGCGTTCGCGTTCCTGATGCCGTTCGTCGTGCCCGGCGAGCAGACGCAGGTGCTGGGCGTCTCCGTCTCGGTGCCCGGCCTGTGGGACGCCTGGAACGTGCTCGCCAAGGGCACCCTCGGGGTCGCCGCGTCCGTGCTGCTGGCCGCCACCACCGAACTGCGAGCCCTGCTGCTCGGCCTGCAACGGCTGAGACTGCCGCCCCTGCTCGTACAGATCGCCTCCTTCATGATCCGGTACGGCGACGTCATCACCGACGAGATGCGCCGCATGTCCGTCGCCCGCCGCTCGCGCGGGTTCGAGGCGAGGGGCGTCCGGCACTGGGGGGTGCTCGCCAAGTCGGCGGGCGCCCTGTTCATCCGCTCCTACGAACGCGGCGAACGCGTCCACCTGGCGATGGTGAGCCGCGGCTACGCCGGCTCCATGCCGGTCATCGACGAGGTGACCGCCTCCCGGGCGCAGTGGACCTCCGCCGCCGCCCTGCCCTTCGCGGCCCTGCTCATCTGTCTGCTGGGATGGACGCTATGAGTCTCAGTTTCGTGCCGTCGCTCGACGTCCGCGGCCTCGCGTACGCCTACCCCGACGGCCACCAGGCGCTCTTCGGCGTGGACCTGACCGTCGAGCGCGGCGAGCGGGTCGCCCTGCTCGGCCCCAACGGCGCCGGCAAGACCACCCTCGTCCTGCACCTCAACGGCATCCTCACCGGCGGCGCCGGGACCGTCACCGTGGCCGGGCTGCCGGTCGCCAAGGCCAACCTCGCGGAGATCCGCCGCCGGGTCGGCATCGTCTTCCAGGACCCCGACGACCAGTTGTTCATGCCGACCGTCCGCGAGGACGTCGCCTTCGGGCCGGCGTCGGCCGGGCTGCGCGGCCCTGAGCTGGAGGAGGTCGTCGCCAAGGCCCTGGCCCGGGTCGGCATGGCGGAGTACGCGGACCGCCCCCCGCACCACCTGTCCTTCGGCCAGCGGCGGCGGGTCGCGGTCGCGACCGTCCTCGCCATGGAGCCCGAGATCCTCGTCCTCGACGAGCCGTCGTCCAACCTCGACCCGGCCTCGCGCCGCGAACTCGCCGACATCCTCCGCTCGCTGGACGTCACCGTGCTGATGGTGACCCACGACCTCCCCTACGCGCTCGAACTGTGCCCCCGCGCGGTGGTGCTGAGCGAGGGTGTGATCGCGGCGGACGGCCCGACCGGTGCCCTGCTCGCCGACGAGGAGCTGATGCGCGCGCACCGCCTGGAGCTGCCCTTCGGCTTCGACCCGACCGCCCGCCCGGCCGACCGCCCGGCCGCCGGCCCGACCCGGAAGCCCGCGCCCCGCTGAGGCGTTGCACCATGGGGTGAACGAACGCGAGAGGAGCGTGGGAGCGTGGACGTCCGGGAGATCCAGGGCATCCAGGACATCCGGGGCACGGTGCAGGCGGGCTTCGAACCGGTCAGGGACGCGTTCCTGCGCAACTTCCAGCAGCGCGGCGAACGGGGCGCCGCCGTCGCCGTCTACCGGGACGGCCGCAAGGTCGTCGACCTGTGGGCCGGCGCCAAGGACGTGGACGGCACCGCCCCGTGGGCCGTGGACACCGCGCAGATCGTCCGCTCCGCCACCAAGGGCGTCGCCGCCGCCGTACCGCTGCTGCTGCACCAGCGGGGGCAACTGGACCTGGACGCGCCGGTCGGCACGTACTGGCCCGAGTACAAGGCGGCGGGCAAGGAGCGCACACTGGTGCGGCACCTGCTGTCCCACCAGGCGGGCGTCCCCGTCGTGGACCGCCCCCTGACCGTGGCCGAGGCCGCCGACCTCTCCGTGGCGTCCGACGCCATCGCCGCCCAGGCCCCCGCCTGGGAGCCGGGCACCGCCCACGGCTACCACGCCCACACCTACGGCTGGCTGCTGAGCGCCCTGGTCCAGCGGGTCACCGGCCGCTCCATCGGCCGCTGGGTCGC
Proteins encoded in this window:
- a CDS encoding SsgA family sporulation/cell division regulator — protein: MYPAEEGVVVHTKALIVTDGPLSRPVPVAVRYDPAASEPLVQLCFPGGTEWSFPRPLLESGLRAPSRDGDIGIWPCGRVQTIVEFHTPEGVAVVQFDSSALLRFLRRTYAASTSPVTH
- a CDS encoding energy-coupling factor ABC transporter permease, with the protein product MHVPDGFINAPVSAGAGLVAAAAVAISLRGARRELDDRTAPLAGLVAAFVFAVQMLNFPVAAGTSGHLLGGALAAILVGPYTGVLCIAVVLLLQGVLFADGGLTALGVNITVMGAVTVVVSYGIFRGLVRVLPRTRRSVTVASFVASLVSVPAAAVAFTAVYAVGGTTDVPLTKVLAAMTGVHVLIGIGEALITTATVGAVIAVRPDLVYGARGLTAPLKLRVGGELVDAAPAAPAPAPARPTRKVWLAGLGTALVLAGGISYYASASPDGLERVAADQGIDKKVEEHAAADSPLADYGVSGLDNARLSGGLAGTIGVGATVLAGTGIFWAVRRRRTHAATAGARTQGSD
- the cbiQ gene encoding cobalt ECF transporter T component CbiQ; amino-acid sequence: MGAGHAHKLYRHGHSPVHRLPPHCKLAAVFAFVLVVVSTPREAVWAFAAYAGLLGAVAAAARVPPSFLLRRLVIEVPFVAFAFLMPFVVPGEQTQVLGVSVSVPGLWDAWNVLAKGTLGVAASVLLAATTELRALLLGLQRLRLPPLLVQIASFMIRYGDVITDEMRRMSVARRSRGFEARGVRHWGVLAKSAGALFIRSYERGERVHLAMVSRGYAGSMPVIDEVTASRAQWTSAAALPFAALLICLLGWTL
- a CDS encoding energy-coupling factor ABC transporter ATP-binding protein, with translation MSLSFVPSLDVRGLAYAYPDGHQALFGVDLTVERGERVALLGPNGAGKTTLVLHLNGILTGGAGTVTVAGLPVAKANLAEIRRRVGIVFQDPDDQLFMPTVREDVAFGPASAGLRGPELEEVVAKALARVGMAEYADRPPHHLSFGQRRRVAVATVLAMEPEILVLDEPSSNLDPASRRELADILRSLDVTVLMVTHDLPYALELCPRAVVLSEGVIAADGPTGALLADEELMRAHRLELPFGFDPTARPADRPAAGPTRKPAPR